One segment of Campylobacter hominis ATCC BAA-381 DNA contains the following:
- a CDS encoding oligosaccharide flippase family protein, with translation MKFLTQSATNQRKFGVVLSYANIFLSTISALIYTPFFLRMMGQAEYGLYSLASSVIGYLAILDFGFGNAVIVYTSKYIANGDKKAEKTLHGTIFSVYLIISIFAIISGIIITYFAGDIFGAKLSDYEISKLQIMFLLLTLNLALTFIFSIYSTILNAYENFIFMKLMNIFRTIMLPVLAIPVLFLGYRAVCIIVILTVINIVCILADFFYCRKTVRPEISVLNFDFSVLKNIFGYSFFIFLGIVVDQVNWSVANFILGIFCGAKEVAIYAVAIVINGTFITLSVTISSVMLPKVAKMVSLGSKDSEMTDEFIKIARLQFYIIFLIASLFVIFGREFIILWAGKNYEQSYFVALILVLPITIPLIQNLGISILQAKNRVKFRSIGAFLMTFANIAISIPLAEKYGAIGAAIGTGVTIFAFNAVIMNFYYHLRIKLDILKFWRNIFKMMFFMLFGVAFILIFDYFTNYGGLKFLLVLGTLYIIIYTLICVKFIMNDYEISILRSVFAKIRIKI, from the coding sequence GTGAAATTTTTAACTCAAAGCGCGACAAATCAGCGTAAATTCGGTGTAGTTTTAAGCTACGCAAATATTTTTTTAAGCACAATATCGGCTCTTATCTATACGCCGTTTTTTTTACGAATGATGGGACAGGCGGAATATGGACTTTACTCACTTGCTTCAAGTGTAATCGGCTATTTGGCGATACTTGATTTCGGTTTTGGAAACGCCGTTATCGTATATACTTCAAAATACATCGCAAACGGTGATAAAAAAGCTGAAAAAACGCTTCACGGCACAATTTTCAGTGTATATCTGATAATTAGCATTTTTGCGATTATTTCAGGAATTATCATTACATATTTTGCAGGCGATATTTTTGGTGCAAAACTCAGTGATTATGAAATTTCGAAACTTCAGATTATGTTTTTATTATTAACGCTAAATCTTGCGCTTACTTTTATTTTCAGTATCTATTCTACGATTTTAAACGCATACGAAAATTTTATTTTTATGAAACTTATGAATATTTTTCGAACGATTATGCTTCCTGTTTTAGCTATACCGGTGCTTTTTTTAGGATACCGCGCTGTTTGTATTATAGTGATACTTACAGTGATAAATATAGTTTGTATTTTGGCTGATTTTTTCTATTGCCGCAAAACGGTAAGGCCAGAAATAAGCGTGTTAAACTTTGATTTTAGTGTGCTTAAAAACATTTTCGGATATTCTTTTTTCATTTTTTTGGGAATTGTTGTCGATCAGGTTAATTGGAGTGTTGCAAATTTTATACTCGGCATATTTTGCGGTGCAAAGGAAGTCGCGATTTATGCTGTTGCGATTGTGATAAACGGCACATTTATCACGCTTTCCGTGACAATCAGCTCGGTGATGCTTCCAAAAGTCGCAAAAATGGTAAGTCTTGGCAGTAAAGATAGCGAAATGACCGACGAATTTATCAAAATCGCCCGCCTGCAATTTTATATAATTTTTCTTATAGCTTCGCTTTTTGTAATTTTCGGGCGCGAGTTTATTATACTTTGGGCAGGAAAAAATTATGAGCAAAGTTATTTTGTAGCGCTCATTTTAGTGCTTCCAATAACAATTCCTTTGATTCAGAATTTAGGAATTTCAATTTTGCAGGCAAAAAATCGTGTTAAATTTCGCTCAATCGGAGCCTTTTTAATGACTTTTGCAAATATCGCAATTTCAATTCCGCTTGCCGAAAAATACGGCGCAATCGGTGCAGCTATCGGGACAGGCGTGACAATTTTTGCTTTTAATGCGGTTATTATGAATTTTTATTATCATTTAAGAATAAAACTGGATATTTTAAAATTTTGGCGAAATATTTTTAAAATGATGTTCTTTATGCTTTTCGGAGTTGCTTTTATTTTAATTTTTGATTATTTTACAAATTACGGCGGCTTGAAATTTCTGCTTGTTTTAGGAACGCTTTATATCATTATCTATACGCTGATTTGCGTTAAATTTATTATGAATGATTATGAAATTTCAATTTTAAGATCTGTTTTTGCAAAAATTAGGATAAAAATATGA
- a CDS encoding ecotin family protein — translation MRFFLIFILAVSFSFAFDFSIFPKAKNGEIMQILELAPLENEDEKLVKIEFGKNLELDCNSYFFTDGNLTNQNLKGFGYEYYKFKAKGLLAGTLMYCGDGVKKEKFVKFEPEIYKKYSSKLPFVFYTPKDVKVKYSIFSLEKSEILDKKAK, via the coding sequence ATGAGATTTTTTTTGATTTTTATTTTGGCGGTAAGTTTCAGTTTCGCTTTTGATTTCAGCATTTTTCCTAAGGCGAAAAATGGCGAAATTATGCAAATTTTAGAGCTTGCACCGCTTGAAAACGAAGATGAAAAATTGGTTAAAATAGAGTTCGGTAAAAATTTAGAGCTCGATTGTAACAGCTATTTTTTTACCGACGGAAATTTAACGAATCAAAATTTAAAAGGTTTCGGATACGAATATTATAAATTTAAAGCCAAAGGCTTATTAGCCGGAACTTTGATGTATTGCGGTGATGGTGTTAAAAAAGAAAAATTTGTAAAATTCGAACCGGAAATTTACAAAAAATACAGTTCAAAACTTCCATTTGTTTTTTATACACCAAAAGATGTAAAAGTAAAATATAGCATCTTTTCGCTAGAAAAATCGGAAATTTTGGATAAAAAAGCCAAATAG
- a CDS encoding aspartate carbamoyltransferase catalytic subunit: protein MPYTKKDLISMKDLSKDDIFDILRLALKFKELNKSPVKKADSLRGKTVINAFFENSTRTRTSFEIAAKRLGADAINFSSSVSSTKKGESLIDTIKNMEAMKTDIFVVRHASSGTAKFIADNASASVVNAGDGLNEHPTQCLLDLLTIYENKGRLENLNVAIIGDIFRSRVARSNVWAMKTLGINVKLFGPPMMTRDCEAFGVPLCSNIDEAVENSDVIIMLRIQLERQDGEPEFPSVREYSKFFGLTAKRMELAKKDVIIMHPGPINRGVEINSDVADDPKFTKILNQVENGVAVRMAVLDTLIKNRS, encoded by the coding sequence ATGCCTTATACAAAAAAAGATTTAATCAGTATGAAAGATCTAAGCAAAGACGATATTTTCGATATATTGCGTCTTGCTTTGAAATTTAAGGAGCTTAATAAAAGTCCTGTTAAAAAAGCTGATTCACTTCGCGGAAAAACCGTAATAAACGCATTTTTTGAAAATTCTACAAGAACAAGAACCAGCTTTGAAATCGCTGCAAAAAGACTTGGCGCGGATGCGATAAATTTTTCAAGCAGCGTAAGCAGCACAAAAAAAGGCGAATCTCTAATCGATACGATAAAAAATATGGAGGCGATGAAAACCGATATTTTCGTTGTGCGACACGCAAGTAGCGGCACTGCAAAATTCATCGCTGATAATGCAAGCGCGAGCGTAGTAAATGCCGGAGACGGCTTAAACGAGCACCCGACTCAATGTTTGCTTGATTTGCTTACGATTTACGAAAACAAAGGAAGACTTGAAAACCTGAATGTAGCGATAATCGGTGATATTTTTCGCTCAAGAGTTGCAAGATCAAATGTTTGGGCGATGAAAACGCTTGGTATAAATGTAAAACTTTTCGGACCGCCGATGATGACAAGAGATTGTGAAGCATTTGGTGTTCCGCTTTGTAGCAATATCGACGAAGCCGTTGAAAATAGTGATGTAATCATTATGCTTCGCATTCAACTTGAAAGACAGGATGGCGAACCTGAATTTCCTTCTGTACGCGAATACAGTAAATTTTTCGGACTTACAGCAAAACGTATGGAATTAGCTAAAAAAGACGTAATTATAATGCATCCGGGACCAATAAATCGCGGTGTGGAGATAAACTCCGATGTGGCAGACGATCCGAAATTTACAAAAATTTTAAATCAAGTTGAAAACGGCGTTGCTGTAAGAATGGCTGTTTTGGATACTTTGATAAAAAATAGGAGCTGA
- a CDS encoding dihydroorotase — protein sequence MKILIKNGTVINATGRQKINVLIENDKILKLTNSDEKADKIIDAKEKLVMPGLIDMHVHFRDPGFEYKDDINTGSECAVAGGVTTCMCMANTNPVNDNRTITEAMIKKAKAKGLIDLLPIGAITKDFEGKKIVEMGDMIEGGCVAFSDDGLPVTDSSVMRQALEYSAYFGTFVINHCEDCSLCHGGVMNEGKVSAILGLKGMASEKEEIMVARDLLLAKKTGGHIHIAHVSSLWSLKLIEQAKKDGINVTCEVTPHHFSFDENRLITYDTNYKMSPPLRTNKDLAAIRTALKNGMIDVIATDHAPHSWDDKFVEFDKAPFGILGLQTLVPLTLNLVKEGIISLEKMVSLCSARPAEILNIKNKGEIKAGNIADIAIIDPDLKYIYDKNLNKSKSINSPLFNKELTGAAICTIKNGRVVFEFPNIVA from the coding sequence ATGAAAATTTTAATAAAAAACGGTACAGTAATAAATGCGACAGGCAGGCAAAAAATCAATGTTTTAATAGAAAATGATAAAATTTTAAAATTAACAAACAGTGATGAAAAAGCCGATAAAATCATTGACGCAAAAGAAAAACTTGTAATGCCCGGACTAATAGATATGCATGTGCATTTTAGAGATCCCGGATTTGAATATAAAGATGATATAAATACAGGTAGTGAGTGCGCAGTAGCAGGCGGTGTTACGACTTGTATGTGTATGGCAAACACAAATCCTGTAAACGATAACCGCACGATAACGGAAGCCATGATAAAAAAAGCCAAAGCTAAAGGATTAATCGATTTACTTCCAATCGGGGCGATTACAAAAGATTTCGAAGGCAAAAAAATCGTAGAAATGGGCGATATGATAGAGGGCGGATGTGTAGCTTTCAGCGATGACGGACTTCCTGTAACTGACAGCTCGGTAATGCGTCAAGCGCTTGAATATTCGGCTTATTTCGGCACATTCGTGATAAACCACTGCGAAGATTGTTCGCTTTGCCATGGCGGAGTGATGAATGAGGGAAAAGTCAGTGCAATTTTAGGACTTAAAGGTATGGCAAGCGAAAAAGAAGAAATTATGGTTGCGCGTGATCTTCTGCTTGCCAAAAAAACGGGCGGACATATTCATATAGCGCATGTCAGTTCGCTTTGGTCATTAAAACTGATAGAGCAAGCTAAAAAAGACGGAATAAATGTAACCTGCGAAGTAACACCGCATCATTTCAGTTTCGATGAAAATAGACTTATCACTTACGATACAAATTACAAAATGTCGCCGCCACTTCGCACAAACAAAGATCTTGCGGCAATTCGTACCGCTCTTAAAAATGGTATGATAGATGTCATCGCGACAGATCACGCGCCGCACAGTTGGGATGATAAATTTGTGGAATTTGATAAAGCGCCTTTTGGAATTTTGGGACTTCAAACGCTTGTGCCGTTAACTTTAAACCTTGTAAAAGAAGGCATAATCAGTCTTGAAAAAATGGTTTCTTTATGTTCGGCTAGACCTGCTGAAATTTTAAACATCAAAAACAAAGGCGAAATAAAAGCTGGAAATATAGCAGATATCGCAATAATCGATCCTGATTTAAAATATATCTATGATAAAAATTTAAACAAATCAAAATCAATAAATTCGCCGCTTTTTAATAAAGAACTTACAGGCGCTGCAATTTGCACAATAAAAAACGGACGCGTAGTATTTGAGTTTCCAAATATCGTAGCATAG
- the glmU gene encoding bifunctional UDP-N-acetylglucosamine diphosphorylase/glucosamine-1-phosphate N-acetyltransferase GlmU, whose amino-acid sequence MSEISVIILAAGFGTRMKSKKAKVLFELCGEPMLFHILKKAYEITDNVNVVLHYDFENIKNIVLSKFPNVKIYKQDHENFPGTAGALKNINLNSQKTLIICGDMPLVKTAELKKLCKGETDINLSVFYAENPFGYGRVINKNGKILKIVEQKDANEQELKENCVNAGAYCFKTDILKQILPLIKNENSQKEYYLTDAIEIALQKKLKCQAIEVAEENFMGINDKFALSKAETIIQNEIKENLMKNGVLMRLPESIYIDSRAKFIGECELHENVSIIGSCVIENSIIKSSSVIENSHIINSDIGPMAHIRPDCEISDTHIGNFVELKKAKVNKIKAGHLSYLGDCEIQEGTNVGCGTITCNYDGKRKYRTKIGKNVFIGSDTQLVAPVEIQDNVLIAAGSTITKNVEEGSLAISRIKQENKPGFFAKFFKEIK is encoded by the coding sequence ATGAGTGAAATCAGCGTAATCATATTAGCTGCGGGTTTTGGAACTCGTATGAAATCAAAAAAAGCAAAGGTTTTATTTGAACTTTGCGGCGAACCGATGCTTTTTCATATATTAAAAAAAGCTTACGAAATAACAGATAACGTAAATGTAGTTTTGCATTATGACTTTGAAAATATAAAAAATATCGTGCTTTCGAAATTTCCGAATGTAAAAATTTACAAACAGGATCACGAAAATTTTCCAGGAACCGCCGGAGCATTAAAAAATATAAATCTAAACTCACAAAAAACTTTAATTATATGCGGAGATATGCCTCTTGTAAAAACCGCAGAACTTAAAAAACTTTGCAAAGGCGAAACCGATATAAATTTAAGCGTCTTTTATGCCGAAAATCCATTTGGATACGGTCGCGTTATAAATAAAAACGGCAAAATTTTAAAAATAGTCGAACAAAAAGATGCAAACGAGCAGGAATTAAAAGAAAACTGCGTAAATGCCGGCGCTTATTGTTTTAAAACAGACATTTTAAAGCAAATTTTACCATTAATAAAAAATGAAAATTCTCAAAAAGAGTATTATTTAACGGATGCCATTGAAATTGCACTTCAAAAAAAGCTAAAATGTCAAGCTATTGAAGTGGCGGAAGAAAATTTTATGGGAATAAACGATAAATTCGCATTAAGTAAAGCTGAAACGATAATACAAAATGAGATAAAAGAAAATTTAATGAAAAACGGTGTTTTAATGCGCCTGCCTGAAAGTATTTATATAGATTCAAGAGCCAAATTCATAGGTGAATGCGAATTGCATGAAAATGTAAGTATAATCGGATCTTGCGTTATAGAAAACAGCATAATAAAAAGCTCATCGGTGATAGAAAATTCTCATATCATAAATAGCGATATCGGTCCGATGGCGCACATAAGACCTGATTGTGAAATTTCAGACACTCATATAGGAAATTTTGTAGAACTCAAAAAAGCCAAAGTAAATAAAATTAAAGCCGGACATTTAAGCTATCTTGGAGATTGTGAAATACAGGAAGGCACAAATGTCGGTTGCGGAACTATTACTTGTAATTATGACGGAAAAAGAAAATACAGAACAAAAATCGGCAAAAACGTATTTATCGGATCAGATACACAATTGGTAGCTCCGGTAGAAATACAAGACAATGTTTTAATCGCGGCAGGAAGCACAATCACAAAAAATGTGGAAGAAGGTTCTCTTGCAATTTCTCGCATAAAGCAGGAAAATAAACCCGGTTTTTTTGCTAAATTTTTTAAGGAAATAAAATGA
- the coaBC gene encoding bifunctional phosphopantothenoylcysteine decarboxylase/phosphopantothenate--cysteine ligase CoaBC has translation MTRKKILLAVCGSISFYKAFEILSELKKENFDVYVALSEGVLKFVDYHAFDALCEHPVLCSKTEDWQEGLNHIEYAKMDLILVAPASVNTINKLAWGVCDNIFLQTLIASDAKILIAPAANEKMLTNPITKNCIHILKEKRKAEFIEPVVKKLACGDVAKGGLADINTIIYAVKRAVTADNFYENKMVVITGGPTIEKIDDVRAITNLSSGKMGRALADAFYMLGADVTLISSVDFSVPYKLIKFDSSIGLKSALDSIRFKENSLLVMAAAVSDYTPRSRYKGKLKKEELGDLWTLRLGINNDILSSIESKKLKKIGFKMESDQETALMSAKKTLIIKHLDAVCLNILDSVVKFGSDDTKITFITKNSEIKLKQAPKSELAMQIAELAKSLF, from the coding sequence ATGACAAGAAAAAAAATTTTACTCGCAGTTTGCGGAAGCATAAGCTTTTATAAAGCTTTTGAAATTTTAAGTGAGCTTAAAAAAGAAAATTTTGATGTATATGTTGCACTTAGCGAAGGTGTGTTAAAATTCGTAGATTATCATGCATTTGACGCACTTTGCGAACATCCTGTGCTTTGCAGCAAAACAGAAGATTGGCAAGAAGGATTAAACCATATAGAATATGCAAAAATGGATTTGATTTTAGTGGCTCCTGCAAGCGTAAATACCATAAATAAACTGGCTTGGGGCGTTTGCGATAATATTTTCTTGCAAACTCTTATAGCAAGCGATGCAAAAATACTTATAGCTCCGGCTGCAAATGAAAAAATGCTGACCAATCCTATTACAAAAAATTGTATTCACATTTTAAAAGAAAAAAGAAAAGCGGAATTTATTGAACCTGTGGTTAAAAAACTAGCTTGCGGTGATGTGGCAAAAGGCGGTCTCGCCGATATAAATACAATAATTTATGCTGTAAAACGTGCTGTTACTGCGGATAATTTTTATGAAAACAAAATGGTCGTAATAACAGGCGGTCCTACAATAGAAAAAATCGATGATGTTCGCGCTATAACTAATCTTTCAAGCGGAAAAATGGGTAGAGCGTTAGCCGATGCATTTTATATGCTTGGAGCAGATGTTACGCTGATTTCAAGCGTAGATTTCAGTGTTCCTTACAAACTTATAAAATTTGACAGTTCAATCGGATTAAAAAGTGCGCTTGACAGTATAAGATTTAAGGAAAATTCACTTTTAGTAATGGCTGCTGCGGTTAGCGATTATACACCGCGCTCACGATATAAAGGTAAATTAAAAAAAGAAGAGCTTGGTGATCTCTGGACTCTTCGACTAGGTATAAACAATGATATACTTTCATCAATTGAGAGTAAAAAACTTAAAAAAATCGGTTTTAAAATGGAAAGCGATCAGGAAACAGCTTTAATGAGTGCTAAAAAAACGCTTATTATAAAGCATTTAGATGCTGTTTGCTTAAATATTTTGGATAGCGTTGTCAAATTCGGAAGCGATGACACAAAGATTACTTTTATAACTAAAAACAGCGAAATAAAACTGAAACAAGCTCCAAAAAGCGAACTTGCAATGCAAATCGCAGAACTTGCAAAAAGTTTATTTTGA
- the uppS gene encoding polyprenyl diphosphate synthase, translated as MNELHHLAIIMDGNGRWAKTKSLARIKGHEAGAKVVETVSEFCIKNGIANLTLYAFSTENWKRPESEVNFLLNLLKKFIIKKREIFIKNEIKFKAIGDISVFSQDLQSEISALQNLTATYKKLNFNLALNYGSRDEIIRAAKKVIQKGDELNEQNLSANLDSADSGDVDLLIRTGGEIRLSNFMLWQASYAELAFTNTFWPDFSEDELAEIVENFKIKNRRFGGL; from the coding sequence ATGAATGAATTGCATCATTTAGCAATTATTATGGACGGCAACGGTCGCTGGGCTAAAACAAAGTCATTGGCACGAATAAAAGGGCATGAAGCAGGCGCAAAAGTAGTAGAAACTGTAAGTGAGTTTTGTATAAAAAATGGCATTGCAAATCTCACGCTTTACGCATTTAGCACGGAAAACTGGAAACGACCGGAAAGCGAAGTTAATTTTTTATTAAACCTGTTAAAAAAATTTATAATCAAAAAACGAGAAATTTTTATCAAAAATGAGATAAAATTTAAAGCAATCGGTGATATTTCAGTATTCTCACAAGATTTGCAATCTGAAATTTCAGCTTTACAAAATTTAACCGCAACTTATAAAAAGTTAAATTTCAATCTTGCTTTAAATTACGGCTCACGAGATGAAATTATAAGAGCGGCAAAAAAAGTAATTCAAAAAGGCGATGAACTTAACGAACAAAATTTAAGTGCAAATCTTGATAGTGCCGACTCAGGAGATGTTGATTTGTTAATTAGAACAGGTGGAGAAATTAGACTTTCAAATTTTATGCTTTGGCAGGCAAGCTATGCTGAACTTGCTTTTACAAATACGTTTTGGCCTGATTTTAGCGAGGATGAACTTGCCGAAATAGTCGAAAATTTTAAAATTAAAAATCGCCGTTTCGGCGGTCTGTAA
- a CDS encoding prepilin peptidase has translation MNLGILYGVFFVILGICVGSFSNVLIYRLPKKESINFPASHCTKCGHKLKWYHNIPLFSWIFLGGRCAFCKDKISIQYPIVEFLGGMLMFIAYYFEPNILKALILGLCFIILLALSAIDFKYKAVPDSLLYPSLVLALCYSIIDFKFDGVIAASVLAFAFFALRFIVSFCLKKEAMGPADIFIAGVIGAILGLRLGFASIFVAAILTLPAYAIVNKKGYELPFVPFLALGMLIVFCAKTETIWILNYIGGANV, from the coding sequence ATGAATTTAGGAATTTTATATGGCGTATTTTTTGTAATTTTAGGTATTTGCGTCGGATCTTTCAGCAATGTTTTAATTTATCGCTTACCGAAAAAAGAGAGTATAAACTTTCCTGCAAGTCACTGCACCAAATGCGGTCATAAATTAAAATGGTATCACAACATACCATTATTTTCATGGATTTTTCTAGGCGGCAGATGCGCATTCTGCAAAGATAAAATTTCCATTCAATATCCAATCGTTGAATTTCTTGGCGGAATGCTTATGTTTATAGCTTATTATTTTGAACCGAACATATTAAAAGCGCTTATTTTAGGACTTTGTTTTATAATTTTACTGGCTCTTTCAGCGATTGATTTTAAATACAAAGCAGTTCCTGATTCTCTTCTTTATCCAAGTCTTGTTTTGGCATTATGTTACTCAATTATTGATTTTAAATTTGATGGAGTAATTGCGGCTTCAGTTTTAGCTTTTGCATTTTTTGCACTTCGTTTTATTGTCAGTTTTTGTTTAAAAAAAGAAGCAATGGGACCGGCTGACATTTTTATAGCAGGCGTAATCGGAGCTATTTTAGGACTTCGCCTTGGTTTTGCTTCTATTTTTGTAGCAGCGATTTTAACACTTCCTGCATATGCGATTGTAAATAAAAAAGGTTACGAACTTCCATTTGTGCCGTTTCTTGCGCTTGGAATGCTTATAGTTTTTTGTGCAAAAACAGAAACAATTTGGATTTTAAATTATATCGGCGGGGCAAATGTATAG
- a CDS encoding LptF/LptG family permease gives MYRAEKYLFSNFLSTFASLFSTLFLIMSIIFFLQIARITSFVEINLYELTKLYLFMLPRILIFTIPISFFVALAMSLFRLSKENETIVLFTLGYSSEKIARFFLFLAFIVSVSMLLISLFMMPLAENLKDNFVSYKKISANLNIKSSEFGQKFSDWLVFIDDQKETNTGSIYENLILYHPKNKTSDERIILASSGEIANENSNFSLKLKNGKAYTNDEKKWHISYFDELIIRTVQKDKIKENGGILGYWKNEKNASKQLSIYVLVSLFPLASIYFAVSFGIVTYRYEKGFIYIGIFGVLFCYFAMIMIFAKQPLLAIPLTFFIFLILSYIFYRQKIARRY, from the coding sequence ATGTATAGAGCCGAAAAATACTTATTCAGTAATTTTTTAAGCACTTTCGCGTCGCTTTTCAGTACGCTTTTTTTAATAATGTCAATTATATTTTTTCTTCAAATAGCGCGTATTACTTCATTTGTAGAGATAAATTTATATGAATTAACAAAACTTTATCTTTTTATGCTTCCGCGCATTCTTATTTTTACAATACCGATTTCATTTTTTGTAGCTCTTGCGATGTCACTATTCAGACTTTCAAAAGAAAATGAAACGATAGTGCTTTTTACTCTTGGTTATTCAAGTGAAAAAATAGCGCGATTTTTTTTATTTTTAGCTTTTATTGTTTCCGTTTCAATGCTTTTGATCTCACTGTTTATGATGCCTTTAGCCGAAAATTTAAAGGATAATTTCGTAAGTTATAAAAAAATCAGTGCAAATTTAAATATAAAATCAAGTGAATTCGGACAAAAATTTTCGGATTGGCTGGTTTTTATTGATGATCAAAAAGAGACGAACACCGGAAGTATCTACGAAAATCTCATACTTTATCACCCAAAAAATAAAACAAGCGATGAGCGTATAATTTTGGCAAGCAGTGGCGAAATTGCAAATGAAAATTCAAATTTCTCGTTAAAACTTAAAAACGGTAAAGCTTATACAAACGATGAAAAAAAATGGCATATAAGCTATTTTGACGAACTTATAATTCGCACAGTTCAAAAAGATAAAATCAAAGAAAACGGCGGAATTTTAGGATATTGGAAAAACGAAAAAAACGCTTCGAAACAGCTTAGTATATATGTTTTAGTTTCACTTTTTCCTCTTGCTTCAATATATTTTGCCGTAAGCTTCGGTATAGTAACGTATCGTTACGAAAAAGGTTTCATTTATATTGGAATTTTCGGCGTACTTTTTTGCTATTTTGCAATGATTATGATTTTTGCAAAGCAGCCGTTATTAGCCATTCCACTTACTTTTTTTATATTTTTAATCCTTTCTTACATTTTTTACAGGCAAAAAATTGCAAGACGATATTAA
- the truA gene encoding tRNA pseudouridine(38-40) synthase TruA yields the protein MQDDIKIRLIYSFDGSKFCGSQTQPNGKAVEDRLNSALFRCGINEKVISASRTDKGVHALSQVSTTHCAAFWDLQNLRHFINRHAKPSIYVRKIERADENFQVRFDAKARSYRYILNHDEFSPFFSNYFYFYPEISPFLLNLSLGIFVGKHDFSEFMKSGSASGSVREIYKAFAYRYKNFTIINFKANGFLRAQVRLMVANALKCVKILEKSFSNKKIDEISNFYKNNKNLKFNEILKNKDFNIEKIINDNNFPLNINKAITRIPAPPNGLYLNKIWY from the coding sequence TTGCAAGACGATATTAAAATTCGTTTAATTTACAGTTTTGACGGCTCTAAATTTTGCGGCTCTCAAACGCAACCAAACGGCAAAGCGGTAGAAGACAGACTAAATTCAGCACTTTTTCGATGCGGTATAAATGAAAAAGTAATATCGGCATCAAGAACTGATAAAGGAGTGCATGCACTTTCTCAAGTCAGTACAACGCATTGTGCCGCTTTTTGGGATTTGCAAAATCTTAGGCATTTTATAAATCGACACGCTAAGCCGTCGATTTACGTGCGAAAAATAGAGCGCGCGGATGAAAATTTTCAAGTTAGATTTGACGCTAAAGCGCGCAGTTACAGATATATATTAAATCATGATGAATTCAGTCCGTTTTTTAGTAATTATTTTTATTTTTATCCAGAAATTTCGCCATTTTTACTCAATTTATCTCTTGGCATTTTTGTAGGTAAGCACGATTTCAGCGAATTTATGAAATCAGGAAGTGCCAGCGGTTCCGTAAGAGAAATTTATAAAGCTTTTGCTTACAGATACAAAAATTTTACAATCATAAACTTTAAAGCCAACGGTTTTTTACGGGCTCAGGTTCGACTGATGGTAGCAAATGCCTTAAAATGTGTAAAAATTTTGGAAAAATCATTTAGTAATAAAAAAATTGATGAAATTTCAAACTTTTATAAAAATAATAAAAACTTAAAATTTAATGAAATTTTAAAAAATAAAGATTTTAATATTGAGAAAATCATAAACGATAATAATTTTCCGCTTAATATAAATAAAGCCATAACTCGCATTCCTGCTCCTCCAAACGGACTTTATCTAAATAAAATTTGGTATTAG